Genomic segment of uncultured Desulfobacter sp.:
TCTTCTTTGGCAAAAATGGTCAGCTCGACTTTCTGAATTGGACTGCTTCCCCGGTACTCCACAAGGGTTTCGGTGAAACGAAACGGCCGGTCCGGATTTCGAACCGCGTCGCAGGCTTCCACGATCTGGACGGCTGTAAGCGTTTTAAGGGAGGCTGACGCGTTCCCCTCAATTGGTGTGGCCGTCTCATTTTCTGATATTGCAGCCGCTTCATTTTTGTTAAATTTCAATTCCGGAGAGGACTGGCCGAAAACCGAAGCCGCAGCGCCAATCAGCAGCGCCATTACAATTGAAATGATTTTGTAGTACATGCTCGTCTCCTTGCCTCTATTTATGATTATCCATTTAATGTTGGTTTTATTAATAGTGTCCAAGCGCATCCACGATTTGCATCCGTCCGGCTTTCCTGGCCGAGATATAAGAGGAAAGAACCGACATCAGTATAAATCCCATCCAGGCAGACGGCATAAACCCGGGCTTTCCCAGAATCTGAATAGCGAACGGCACCGGCTCTACGTTGCCCGGCGGAATATATGTAATGTTGGATAAGTTAACCGCATATTGAAAAATAAAGGCAATCACTACGCCCATGGTGCCGCCGATCAGTCCCAGCAGTCCACCCTCAATCATGAATTGCTTGATCACGCCGCCCCGGCGCACGCCCATGGAGCGGATGGTTCCGATTTCATTAACGCGCTCCATTACGCACATGCTCATGGTGTTCATCACGGTAAACAAAACCACCACCAGCATAATCACGGACATGAAAATAAAAATTGAACCGATGAACGATTTTACCTGTCCGTAATACGGTGCCAGCGTTTCAAATCGTTTTACTTCCAGATCCAGGCCCTTTTGCCTAAACATCTCCTCCAAGCGAGCAAGGGCGCCTGTAAGATCATCCGTAGATTTTAACTGAATAATGATTCCGGTAACGCCTGGTTTTTTTGCGTTTCCGTAAACGAGCTGCTGGGCTTTTTTCAAATGAACCGTAACGTAGTTGTCGTCAAGCTGCTTAATAGGCAACCGTTTTGCCTGATTCACACCCATGCGCACCACGTTGGGGGCACCGCCAACCTGGGTGGCGAGCAAATCGAGCTGCGGCCTTGAGTCCGCTAAGTCCCGGGCGGCCGGTGCTTCAGCGTCCAAGGCGGCAATGGCGCTGAAATCCTCCATAGGCTCGTCAATGGATTTTACTTTTGCCTTGTCTCTCACCCTGCATCCGTCAATTTTAAGATCGTCACAGAGATTTAAAATCCGCGCCATTCCCACGCCGATCA
This window contains:
- a CDS encoding FtsX-like permease family protein — translated: MKLLQICFRNIFRNTRRSVMTIMAITIGTVGILSFGGYFFSTMFGMEASYVRMLGHLQIYKTGFFEYGAGNPGDYGIYDYKTLMKTIAGDDFFKDKINVITPVLQFSGIIGNYDEEVSKTFFGSGVIPSDQKVLGAWRGRHILYNVSSDTGLNDDDITGGVIGVGMARILNLCDDLKIDGCRVRDKAKVKSIDEPMEDFSAIAALDAEAPAARDLADSRPQLDLLATQVGGAPNVVRMGVNQAKRLPIKQLDDNYVTVHLKKAQQLVYGNAKKPGVTGIIIQLKSTDDLTGALARLEEMFRQKGLDLEVKRFETLAPYYGQVKSFIGSIFIFMSVIMLVVVLFTVMNTMSMCVMERVNEIGTIRSMGVRRGGVIKQFMIEGGLLGLIGGTMGVVIAFIFQYAVNLSNITYIPPGNVEPVPFAIQILGKPGFMPSAWMGFILMSVLSSYISARKAGRMQIVDALGHY